The following are encoded together in the Solenopsis invicta isolate M01_SB chromosome 14, UNIL_Sinv_3.0, whole genome shotgun sequence genome:
- the LOC105199240 gene encoding nucleosome-remodeling factor subunit NURF301 isoform X2, with the protein MTGRGSKRRGRPPKSVVMERPKKFQYHMLKKPKYLQNRTIGSLGGNGGGAETPGSQPSTPTASRPTSPSLESEESSKRSTRNQRKSRAGRDRHSRKGGHAGATGGAYQRRGYNPNVDYHDSEYHYGSDFGDESSEKSEPEEEPLPSDVDSSESIEEPDPSSDSDFSLSSFSNTSGTPRKALLAQQRPPSPEPLWLQNRELSPLVLPKSSDDLLVPKELVMPSLSIYEVLRHFRTLVRLSCFRFEDFCAALMCEDQTNLFGEIHIMLIKALLREEDSQQTHFGPLDQKDSVNVSLYFVDSMTWPEVLRSYVESDKSFDQNILHILTTTEYPFTAIEDRIKVLQFLTDQFLITNPVREDLLHEGAMHYDDHCRVCHRLGDLLCCETCPAVFHLECVEPPLVDVPTEDWQCSTCKAHKVMGVVDCIPDVEKNGSLCRQEHLGFDRHGRKYWFLARRVFVESEDGEVWYYSTPLQLEELMLALDPNEMEVALYRELSDYKEEIVRQMELTETITNQFKGNKKSYLEVENNLIQKLRKERHEKQEKEEEEKKAKLRQETEEMMRKIRESTDTLNERSTGMPEQNETKTSGDELTPATQVPEVVGETIEVDTEASSTATNTDKTTKTSASTSSSEDVDEEALEGEEKIGKKHTIVTRSKTGSLQPRTFNMDDVKRRSMAPLSKEEQEKLDKGLKDSESDGNTRLTRQKAHQIASGTHLFKLGMDNNFKSYVNQYSTNLVALNKTQRNEERDKKRHLSHKFSLTQASEFKWVGSLTGTRALLVSTLRQTILQLESNIQASFMHTNWPLLRKPWTAAVGACVNPRDFARTLIVLQACIKSVVFASVWHDQLGHVKLQRVTAFEREEKKRQDKKEKKEKEDEEERNRLFNFVKYTLGLKHQVWKQKGEEYRVHGQGGWLWVSSRRRYRFSDMTKMGLRAGPQKIMVQIKDQGGMKILALDPPTYEFLMKEYCPSKTENGIVKQEIKEEGVENDAIKQECNAESIKKEPAVDGQTNGVDPSVSIKAETQSIKQETKMNLSFLAGMKIEKVFTPITEFEEININKALTTSGRLHYPKVAKKTRIDDFLARRTHLKFLEERRLLQSVKTKEASQTPNQKGGDGDSAEVDMENHEENGSSGAVGGGGDGSLQGILSTPTGKQQQASKTTVTAVSASKEMLTITKRIQQVRLQYTAALKLCKNDSCYSRYCNMNNTNKNNTIQINTTQVITPNISDTCYSPLCMRKMRLKRDLIVLLRKANALSNSQSSLSSPQVTVASMKTETSNESKDAIRRDLESAVASATHCNEEATKAKDAVSSPKKIKLENEHTEKTSVTTVTTSNVVTTTTTITTTQQTVKNADGVTQEHSAVNRNSMIVSSETTTTTTNKSGAKTMMIVNRRGRTVQRSTFVKELHADGTERIYTATSTEGKVYLKKVAITMADRKKKRTPVKYPLCSTFCTKTKQRSILVLPQHELRKLSRVGGKIPVQGFHHQAKANLSVWPYPCPRPLFKTCWLYRTVGLRSLASAAIQLRILWGCLRWDDMAAKPLSTDGKNQITTDTEIMSLEILKHRHVGQFLDRTQYLRRKVVIPLELPKQVREVTSIRSGLRKRKRPESPQSTEPQVTEEWVDEDKLELWEIKQYGDRLEKANAQIITRSRSGAPQPVVVSGGNKTVTTIASAGGTAGLTGDQLVSGKATPEEIKEKMEQQLRLQRAAHQQKRALEIKNQSANSTSPATQLVKVTANSSLHDGTVKLVSKVPIPANPNSTKSQLTSLLTTPTQNKTFIGTRRIYMTKSADGTTKVVSGPTSILPKTPQTPGLNQQSLIRVTPTSTTNTPMQQRVQILRGPDGKLQVRGLLPGQQLVQMPDGKLHVLNVSQTVGTTIAQGAQTKSTTTTTTPQAKTVTTVSPKTTTENTATAKTSPSAKTTANSTAQTPQQTQVAVQRVKTATMTLTPATAAQGTKNAIVVTNAGQTAQVISSGGQVISGSPIMVTNANLVQQLATGKAQLTAIGNQVVIRNASNQIVHVNSANGGFIVKGTVAANKQQVLQTTQISTVAQSTTTTNANPTTTTATSTASVTTTQSSATTPIPGSIEASLLAGQPPGTVIKCVTAQVISTAEGPRIVLQGLQGSEFTAQQLNMVQQQVKQQLLKAHAATGKQGVLGPTKIYLAVQPAQSPNNQQSQTSQASSVANTPVSSIPKQQTPPSSTNESQSVTETIPETPQVTTPVKSIEKPKVVVQQVGRVGNATEEDVQKTNIANGQQPSQSAKEGNDSSSNKFILTPDYIQQTIKNALKQENLNPEIEEKLLQLQRYQEKQMKGGVENSVTSNQTHNSPAATTPRPPSRKRPAPSSNIPATAATATTPISTQSSSNDDKDDKDWVETPRKRPATKQENRETTSKMPKLSEALDNESSPKNRSAKLKDSQEQRRKQQVYSRMQVLLFRHKELLKKDILKKRALLEKELQIDIQKDLSAELATRTKAERHKQDEVKVGSAKRKANAQAAQQVSPSSRSGSRPKKHKSQSNSTPPGGSATSRIKKEKLYCLCRTPYDETKFYVGCDLCNNWFHGDCVGITEAMSKTLSEFVCTECRHARDTQELYCLCKQPYDESQFYICCDKCQDWFHGRCVGILQSEADNIDEYVCPNCQRNSSVNFANMKNLNAKDLDLLKKLIKQIQAHKSAWPFMEPVDPNEAPDYYKVIKEPMDLQTIELRINDRSYKKLSEFIGDMTKIFDNCRYYNPKESPFFKCAESLETYFVHKIKSLREKFSEGK; encoded by the exons ATGACGGGCAGAGGCTCGAAGAGGCGGGGGCGCCCGCCCAAGTCCGTGGTGATGGAGCGACCGAAGAAGTTCCAGTATCACATGTTGAAGAAGCCCAAGTACCTGCAGAACAGAACCATTGGCTCGCTTGGCGGCAACGGTGGTGGCGCCGAGACGCCGGGCTCGCAGCCGAGCACGCCTACGGCGTCGCGGCCGACATCGCCCTCGCTCGAGAGCGAGGAGAGTAGCAAACGTAGCACGAGGAACCAGCGTAAGTCGCGAGCCGGTCGCGACCGGCACTCCCGTAAGGGCGGTCACGCCGGAGCCACAGGTGGTGCCTATCAGCGTCGCGGCTACAATCCCAACGTTGACTATCACGACTCCGAGTATCATTATGGATCCGATTTCGGCGACGAGTCCAGTGAGAAGAGTGAGCCGGAGGAAGAACCGTTGCCGAGCGATGTGGACTCTTCCGAGAGCATAGAGGAGCCCGATCCCTCGAGTGATAGCGATTTTTCACTCTCCAGTTTCAGCAATACCAGTGGTACCCCCAGAAAAGCTCTGCTCGCTCAACAGCGGCCACCCAGTCCAGAACCATTGTGGTTACAGAACAGAGAACTGTCGCCGTTAGTGTTACCCAAGTCCTCGGACGATCTACTGGTTCCTAAAGAACTGGTCATGCCATCGCTCTCCATCTACGAAGTACTCAGGCACTTTCGTACCCTGGTACGCCTCTCCTGCTTCAGATTCGAGGACTTTTGCGCCGCTCTCATGTGCGAGGATCAAACCAACTTGTTTGGGGAGATTCACATCATGCTGATCAAGGCGCTACTGCGAGAGGAAGACTCGCAGCAGACGCATTTTGGTCCACTGGACCAAAAGGATTCGGTGAACGTTAGCTTATACTTCGTGGACTCTATGACGTGGCCAGAGGTGTTGCGTTCGTATGTAGAGAGCGATAAGAGTTTTGATCAgaacattttacatatattaaccACTACTGAATATCCTTTTACTGCCATCGAGGATAGAATCAAGGTCCTACAATTTTTAACAGATCAATTCTTAATCACAAATCCTGTAAGAGAGGATCTACTACATGAag GAGCTATGCATTACGATGATCACTGCAGAGTATGCCATCGACTAGGGGATCTATTGTGTTGTGAAACTTGCCCGGCTGTATTTCATTTAGAATGTGTAGAACCTCCTCTGGTAGATGTTCCTACTGAGGACTGGCAATGTAGTACATGTAAAGCCCACAAAGTGATGGGCGTCGTGGACTGTATTCCCGATGTCGAAAAAAATGGGTCGTTATGTAGACAAGAGCATTTAGGATTTGACAGACATGGCAGAAAATATTGGTTTCTTGCAAGAAGAGTTTTTGT tgAGAGCGAAGATGGCGAGGTGTGGTATTATAGTACACCTTTACAATTAGAAGAGCTGATGCTTGCATTAGATCCAAATGAAATGGAAGTAGCACTTTATCGGGAATTGTCAGATTACAAAGAGGAAATAGTCCGTCAAATGGAACTCACAGAGACCATTACTAATCAGTTCAAAGGAAACAAGAAATCGTATCTGGAAGTAGAAAACA atcttATACAAAAGTTACGAAAAGAACGACATGAGAAACaggaaaaggaggaggaggagaaaaaaGCAAAGCTAAGACAGGAAACAGAGGAAATGATGCGCAAGATACGTGAAAGTACAGACACTCTCAATGAACGTTCAACAGGAATGCCAGAACAGAATGAAACAAAGACCTCTGGTGATGAGTTGACTCCTGCTACGCAAGTACCCGAGGTAGTGGGCGAAACTATCGAGGTCGACACTGAAGCATCGTCAACCGCGACGAATACGGATAAAACCACGAAAACTAGTGCCTCTACATCATCATCCGAAGATGTTGATGAAGAGGCATTGGAAGGAGAAGAGAAAATTG gtAAGAAACATACTATCGTGACAAGATCGAAGACTGGATCGTTGCAACCGCGAACCTTTAACATGGACGACGTAAAGAGACGAAGTATGGCACCGTTGTCAAAGGAGGAACAAGAAAAGTTAGACAAAGGTCTGAAGGATTCCGAAAGCGACGGCAACACTAGATTAACGCGTCAAAAGGCACATCAAATTGCGTCTGGCACACACTTATTTAAATTGGGCATGGACAATAACTTTAAGTCGTACGTCAATCAATACAGCACCAATCTCGTCGCGCTCAATAAGACGCAGAGAAACGAAGAACGCGATAAGAAACGACACTTGTCTCACAAGTTCTCGCTTACGCAGGCATCGGAGTTCAAATGGGTGGGAAGTTTGACGGGTACTCGTGCCCTGTTAGTCAGTACGCTACGCCAAACAATTCTGCAGCTTGAGAGTAATATTCAGGCGTCGTTTATGCACACCAATTGGCCACTACTGCGTAAACCATGGACCGCGGCGGTGGGAGCGTGCGTAAACCCGCGAGATTTTGCGCGCACTCTTATCGTCCTACAAGCGTGCATCAAATCTGTCGTGTTCGCAAGCGTGTGGCATGACCAACTCGGTCATGTAAAACTGCAAAGGGTGACCGCGTTCGAGCGCGAAGAGAAAAAACGTCaagataaaaaagagaaaaaggaaaaggaggacgaggaggagcGTAATCGACTCTTCAATTTTGTCAAGTACACGCTTGGTTTGAAACATCAGGTTTGGAAGCAGAAGGGTGAGGAGTACCGAGTGCACGGTCAGGGTGGTTGGCTTTGGGTGTCATCCAGACGCCGTTACAGATTCTCAGATATGACGAAGATGGGTTTACGCGCCGGTCCTCAAAAAATCATGGTACAGATTAAAGATCAAGGTGGCATGAAGATACTCGCACTTGACCCACCCACTTATGAATTCCTTATGAAAGAGTATTGCCCAAGTAAGACGGAGAATGGTATTGTAAAACAAGAGATTAAAGAGGAAGGTGTAGAAAATGACGCGATAAAACAGGAATGTAATGcggaaagtataaaaaaggaGCCTGCAGTCGATGGTCAGACAAACGGCGTTGATCCGTCCGTGTCAATCAAAGCGGAAACCCAATCGATTAAACAGGAAACGAAGATGAACTTGTCAT ttttagccggtatgaaaattgaaaaagtttttaccCCGATAactgaatttgaagaaatcaaCATCAACAAGGCACTAACCACTTCTGGAAGATTGCACTATCCAAAAGTTGCGAAAAAGACGAGGATTGATGATTTTCTGGCGCGCAGAAcacatttgaaatttttagaagaAAGAAGATTATTGCAATCT GTGAAGACGAAAGAAGCGAGTCAGACACCAAATCAAAAAGGTGGAGATGGCGACTCCGCAGAGGTTGATATGGAAAATCACGAAGAAAATGGTAGCAGCGGTGCCGTTGGCGGCGGTGGGGATGGCTCTCTGCAAGGTATTTTGTCAACGCCCACCGGCAAGCAACAGCAAGCGAGCAAAACGACAGTAACAGCTGTCTCTGCGTCCAAGGAAATGCTAACGATTACTAAGCGTATCCAGCAAGTTCGTTTGCAATATACAGCTGCTTTGAAACTCTGCAAGAACGACAGTTGTTACTCGCGCTATTGTAACATGAACAATACTAACAAAAACAACACCATTCAAATTAATACTACACAGGTTATTACTCCGAATATTAGCGATACCTGTTACTCGCCTTTATGCATGCGAAAAATGCGGCTCAAGCGCGATCTGATTGTGTTGCTGCGCAAAGCGAACGCTCTGAGCAACAGTCAGTCTTCATTGTCTTCGCCACAGGTTACAGTGGCTTCTATGAAAACAGAAACTTCAAATGAATCAAAAGACGCAATTAGGCGGGATTTGGAATCAGCGGTGGCATCGGCGACTCATTGCAATGAGGAAGCCACGAAAGCGAAGGACGCCGTTTCTTCTCCAAAGAAGATTAAGCTCGAAAATGAACATACGGAGAAAACTAGTGTGACTACTGTCACAACGAGTAACGTCGTTACGACCACCACAACGATTACGACGACTCAACAGACAGTAAAGAATGCGGATGGCGTAACGCAGGAACATTCTGCCGTTAATCGTAATTCGATGATCGTCTCGTCAGAAACTACGACCACAACGACAAATAAGAGCGGTGCTAAGACGATGATGATCGTGAACCGTAGAGGAAGAACAGTGCAGCGAAGTACGTTTGTCAAGGAATTGCATGCCGATGGGACCGAGCGGATATACACAGCAACGTCGACGGAAGGTAAGGTGTACCTGAAGAAAGTGGCGATTACGATGGCGGATCGTAAGAAAAAACGCACGCCAGTCAAGTATCCACTCTGCTCAACCTTCTGTACAAAGACCAAGCAGCGCAGTATATTAGTACTGCCCCAACACGAATTGAGGAAATTGTCCCGCGTTGGTGGTAAAATACCCGTGCAAGGGTTCCATCATCAAGCCAAGGCAAACTTGTCGGTATGGCCGTATCCTTGTCCCAGACCCTTATTCAAGACTTGTTGGCTGTACAGAACAGTCGGTTTAAGATCGTTAGCTTCTGCCGCGATTCAGTTGAGGATACTCTGGGGATGTCTCAGATGGGATGACATGGCGGCCAAGCCGTTGTCCACCGATGGCAAGAATCAGATTACTACCGACACGGAGATTATGTCGCTGGAGATATTGAAACACCGGCATGTCGGACAATTTCTCGATAGGACTCAGTATCTACGTAGAAAGGTCGTTATACCGCTCGAACTTCCAAAGCAAGTCAGAG aGGTAACGTCAATAAGGAGCGGTCTCAGAAAAAGAAAACGTCCGGAATCTCCACAAAGCACAGAACCGCAAGTCACTGAGGAGTGGGTCGATGAGGACAAGTTGGAGCTATGGGAGATCAAACAATATGGTGACAG GTTAGAGAAGGCTAATGCGCAGATTATTACTAGGAGTCGTTCAGGAGCGCCACAACCAGTGGTCGTCAGTGGTGGAAATAAAACCGTCACTACCATCGCCTCCGCTGGTGGCACAGCCGGTTTAACTGGTGATCAATTGGTAAGCGGCAAAGCTACGCCAGAGGAGATTAAAGAAAAGATGGAACAGCAGTTGCGGTTACAACGAGCGGCCCATCAGCAAAAGCGTGCTTTGGAAATCAAAAATCAATCTGCGAACTCGACGTCGCCTGCTACCCAACTCGTCAAAGTTACAGCTAATTCCTCCTTACACG atggCACCGTTAAATTAGTTTCGAAAGTCCCGATTCCAGCAAATCCGAATAGCACGAAGTCACAGTTAACTTCTCTTCTAACAACCCCtacacaaaataaaactttcattGGTACACGACGTATTTATATGACGAAAT CTGCTGATGGAACTACCAAGGTTGTGTCCGGTCCTACCAGTATTTTACCAAAAACTCCGCAAACTCCAGGATTAAACCAACAATCCTTGATCAGGGTGACGCCAACAA GCACTACTAATACACCTATGCAACAGAGAGTACAAATTCTCAGAGGACCAGACGGAAAGTTGCAAGTGCGCGGCTTGCTGCCTGGTCAACAGTTGGTACAGATGCCAGATGGAAAACTGCATGTACTGAATGTAAGCCAAACTGTGGGCACTACAATTGCGCAAGGCGCTCAAACGAAATCGACAACAACTACAACTACTCCACAA GCGAAGACTGTGACTACCGTCAGCCCTAAAACGACAACGGAAAATACGGCTACTGCTAAAACCAGTCCGAGTGCAAAGACAACGGCCAACTCGACGGCGCAAACGCCACAGCAAACACAGGTTGCTGTTCAACGTGTCAAGACTGCAACCATGACTCTGACTCCCGCCACAGCAGCTCAAGGAACGAAGAATGCCATCGTAGTTACTAACGCAGGACAAACCGCGCAG GTAATATCTTCTGGTGGACAAGTAATAAGTGGCAGTCCGATAATGGTCACGAATGCAAACCTCGTCCAACAATTGGCAACAGGCAAAGCTCAGTTGACTGCAATCGGCAATCAGGTTGTGATACGTAACGCGTCCAACCAAATTGTGCATGTAAACTCAGCTAACGGCGGATTTATCGTGAAAGGTACCGTTGCTGCCAATAAACAGCAAG tGCTGCAAACTACCCAAATCTCGACAGTTGCACAATCAACCACGACTACAAATGCGAACCCAACAACAACCACTGCGACTTCCACTGCCTCAGTGACGACAACTCAGAGTTCCGCCACGACTCCGATTCCAGGTAGTATTGAAGCTTCTTTATTGGCAGGACAACCACCCGGTACTGTAATTAAGTGCGTGACGGCACAAGTTATCAGTACAGCCGAGGGTCCGCGAATTGTGCTGCAAGGTTTGCAAGGCTCGGAGTTTACGGCGCAGCAATTAAATATGGTGCAGCAACAAGTTAAGCAGCAGCTTTTAAAAG CACATGCAGCGACCGGCAAGCAAGGCGTCTTGGGACCTACTAAAATATACTTGGCTGTTCAACCAGCTCAATCACCTAATAATCAGCAATCCCAGACTTCGCAAGCTTCTTCAGTAGCAAATACTCCAGTATCATCAATTCCAAAGCAACAAACTCCCCCGTCGTCTACCAATg agtCGCAAAGCGTCACTGAAACCATTCCAGAAACTCCGCAAGTAACAACACCTGTAAAGTCAATAGAAAAACCAAAAGTAGTTGTTCAACAAGTAGGACGTGTGGGAAACGCGACAGAAGAGGACGTGCAAAAGACGAATATAGCTAACGGACAACAACCATCGCAATCTGCGAAAGAAGGAAACGATTCGTCgtcgaataaatttatattgaccCCAGATTACATCCAACAAA CAATTAAAAATGCTTTGAAACAAGAGAACTTAAATCCAGAGATAGAGGAGAAACTGTTGCAATTGCAACGTTATCAGGAGAAGCAAATGAAGGGTGGTGTAGAGAATTCTGTGACTAGCAATCAGACTCATAATTCACCTGCGGCAACGACGCCGCGTCCACCATCACGCAAACGGCCAGCGCCGTCGTCAAACATTCCAGCAACAGCGGCAACGGCGACAACGCCGATAAGCACGCAATCATCATCCAACGATGACAAAGATGATAAAGATTGGGTGGAGACACCTAGGAAAAGACCAGCAACGAAGCAAGAAAATCGTGAAACGACCTCAAA AATGCCGAAATTGTCGGAGGCATTAGATAATGAGTCATCACCTAAAAATCGATCAGCAAAATTGAAAGACTCTCAAGAGCAACGAAGAAAACAGCAAGTGTATTCTCGAATGCAAGTTTTACTGTTCCGGCATAAGGAACTTCTCAAAAAAGACATTCTTAAAAAGAGAGCTTTACTCGAGAAAGAACTTCAAATTGATATACag AAGGATCTATCGGCAGAGCTCGCTACCAGAACGAAAGCGGAGAGGCACAAACAGGATGAAGTAAAAGTTGGCAGTGCAAAGCGAAAGGCAAATGCTCAAGCGGCTCAACAGGTCAGCCCGTCCAGTCGGAGTGGTAGCAGACCGAAAAAGCACAAGAGCCAAAGTAACAGTACGCCTCCTGGCGGTTCGGCCACGTCTCGCAtcaaaaaagagaaattatacTGTTTATGCAGAACTCCTTATGACGAAACTAA attttacgTGGGATGTGATTTATGCAATAATTGGTTCCACGGTGACTGTGTGGGCATAACGGAAGCAATGAGCAAGACTCTGTCAGAATTTGTTTGTACAGAATGTAGACATGCGAGGGATACACAAGAATTGTATTGTCTGTGTAAACAACCTTATGACGAATCTCA attttacataTGCTGTGACAAATGCCAAGATTGGTTCCATGGTCGATGTGTTGGTATACTTCAATCAGAAGCCGACAACATCGACGAGTATGTTTGTCCAAATTGCCAGCGTAATTCCTCCGTTAATTTCGCTAATATGAAGAACCTCAATGCAAAAGACCTcgatctgttaaaaaaattaataaaacaaatacag GCTCATAAAAGTGCATGGCCGTTTATGGAACCAGTAGATCCCAACGAAGCCCCAGATTATTATAAAGTGATAAAAGAACCAATGG ACTTGCAGACTATTGAATTGAGGATAAATGACCGATCCTATAAGAAACTGAGCGAGTTCATCGGTGACATGACAAAGATATTCGACAATTGTCGATATTATAACCCGAAGGAGTCACCATTTTTCAAATGCGCCGAGTCCCTGGAGACATACTTCGTCCACAAGATTAAAAGTCTGAGGGAGAAGTTCTCGGAAGGGAagtaa